A window of Reinekea marina contains these coding sequences:
- a CDS encoding transposase, whose protein sequence is MSKRITESQIVAILNEAEAGMPVKDICRKYGIGNSTFYKWREKYGGMEATDVRRLKELEEENRRLKQMYAELSLKAQMQEDIIKKL, encoded by the coding sequence ATGAGTAAACGTATAACAGAAAGCCAAATTGTGGCCATTTTAAATGAGGCTGAAGCAGGCATGCCTGTTAAGGATATCTGCCGAAAATATGGTATTGGGAACTCAACTTTTTATAAATGGCGCGAAAAATACGGCGGTATGGAAGCAACTGATGTTCGCCGGTTAAAAGAACTCGAAGAAGAAAATCGCCGACTCAAGCAGATGTACGCCGAATTGAGCCTCAAAGCACAGATGCAAGAGGATATTATAAAAAAGCTATAG
- a CDS encoding IS3 family transposase → MAERKVWAHELQVQYKASIVTSCEVVGISRTAYYYKAKSSNDDEIIDALTQLIERHHRWGFPKCFKRLRKLGHHWNHKRVYRVYTELKLNLRRKTKRRLPNRDPEPLAVPDALGKSWSMDFMSDSLHNKVRFRTLNVIDDFNREVLGIDIATSMPSLRVIRYLDQLADWHGYPEKIRVDNGSEFTSDVFVNWAKAHGIRIDYIKPGCPYQNAYIERFNRTYRGDVLDCYIFNNLHEVKQLTK, encoded by the coding sequence GTGGCAGAACGAAAAGTCTGGGCACATGAGCTCCAGGTGCAATATAAAGCCAGTATCGTCACCTCTTGTGAGGTAGTGGGTATAAGTCGCACCGCGTATTATTACAAAGCCAAGAGTAGCAATGATGATGAAATCATTGACGCCTTAACTCAGCTGATCGAAAGGCATCACCGCTGGGGCTTTCCAAAGTGTTTCAAGCGTCTAAGAAAACTTGGTCACCACTGGAACCATAAGCGAGTTTATCGTGTTTATACAGAGCTTAAGCTTAACCTACGACGTAAAACTAAACGAAGACTGCCCAATCGCGATCCAGAGCCATTAGCCGTACCGGATGCTTTAGGTAAGTCCTGGTCAATGGACTTTATGAGCGACAGTCTGCACAACAAGGTGAGGTTTCGTACACTCAATGTCATTGATGATTTTAATCGAGAGGTATTGGGTATCGATATCGCCACCAGTATGCCGTCGCTGAGAGTCATCCGTTACCTTGATCAGCTTGCAGACTGGCATGGTTACCCAGAAAAGATACGGGTGGATAATGGCAGTGAATTCACATCAGACGTGTTTGTGAATTGGGCGAAGGCACATGGCATTAGGATAGATTATATCAAGCCTGGCTGTCCCTACCAAAACGCTTATATCGAGCGGTTTAACCGAACGTACCGAGGCGATGTATTGGACTGCTATATCTTCAACAACTTGCATGAAGTGAAGCAGCTCACTAAATGA
- a CDS encoding S1 family peptidase, whose product MHQALADSTFRIQCGVSSGSGFSYRNNNIVVTNHHVIEPNLLNNQPIAAITENGTQLRATLLSHSDKTQYDFAILELEDPLPANRNVLQPNLTAEAVRGSKLLFSGFPHGIHDLLVHEAIVSGPVQQHAFYIDGSVNGGNSGGPIVNSAGELLGIVTQRRFLGGQSLQTLGQQVAQLGDQCAGIANRGSVQIMGIDFRQFANMIAQGLGAMSQVIEANANSGIGIGFKIQFMNAEFERLGL is encoded by the coding sequence ATGCATCAAGCATTAGCCGATTCAACTTTTAGAATTCAATGCGGAGTAAGCTCTGGTAGTGGATTTAGTTATCGCAATAATAATATTGTAGTTACTAACCACCATGTGATTGAGCCAAATCTGTTAAATAACCAGCCAATTGCTGCGATTACGGAAAACGGAACACAATTAAGGGCAACCTTATTGAGCCACTCTGATAAAACACAATACGACTTTGCAATATTAGAGTTGGAAGACCCGTTGCCTGCTAATAGAAATGTACTTCAGCCCAACTTAACCGCTGAAGCGGTTAGAGGATCTAAATTGCTATTTTCGGGTTTTCCTCACGGTATTCATGACTTGTTAGTTCATGAAGCAATTGTTTCAGGACCAGTTCAACAACATGCATTCTACATCGACGGCTCTGTTAACGGTGGAAATTCTGGTGGACCGATTGTAAACAGTGCTGGCGAGCTTTTAGGTATCGTTACACAACGTCGTTTTTTGGGAGGTCAATCTTTACAAACTCTTGGGCAGCAAGTTGCTCAATTAGGTGATCAGTGTGCAGGTATCGCAAACCGTGGCTCAGTTCAGATAATGGGTATAGACTTTAGGCAATTCGCAAATATGATCGCGCAAGGCTTAGGAGCTATGTCTCAAGTAATAGAAGCTAACGCAAATTCAGGTATAGGTATAGGATTTAAAATTCAATTCATGAATGCAGAATTCGAACGGTTAGGTTTATAA
- a CDS encoding IS3 family transposase (programmed frameshift) yields MPKYNNPRKTWQYSTEFKVRAVKMSYQPDIKSSQVAEGLGIHPFMLSRWRKEYREGHLQGDGKRRVGLSKKRKVKSAKQITENAQLKKEIDRLKRENDLPKKVATVSGGSTSERFGFIHRYGKELGVRNLCRWMQVSPSGYYAWRQRGTTDRALSDQQLLKQITKIFNDSHGRYGSPRVYESLRQSGYRIAKKRVERLMREAGLKARVTKVTRRMPGLKRFIAKGENRLLARDAATAPDQVWVADVTYIKLQGKWTYLATIMDQYSRRILGWSLSYSRTTELTTTALRYVIKKGRNPKNVIFHTDRGVEFTGSVFQSELVKYGMHHSVNRPGHCTDNAFMESFYHSLKGELIRQTYFKGIEELRSELSRYINKFYNTVRLHSGIGYMSPINYEQMAA; encoded by the exons TTGCCAAAGTATAATAATCCACGTAAAACGTGGCAGTATTCAACAGAGTTTAAAGTTCGAGCTGTTAAAATGAGCTATCAACCTGATATTAAAAGTTCTCAGGTTGCGGAAGGCTTGGGTATTCATCCATTTATGTTGTCCCGTTGGCGCAAAGAGTATCGAGAAGGCCATCTTCAAGGTGATGGAAAAAGGCGAGTAGGTTTGTCAAAGAAACGCAAAGTGAAATCGGCGAAGCAAATAACTGAGAACGCTCAGTTAAAAAAAGAAATCGATAGATTAAAGAGGGAAAATGACCTTC CTAAAAAAGTGGCAACAGTATCTGGCGGATCAACATCAGAACGATTTGGGTTCATCCACAGATACGGAAAAGAATTAGGGGTACGTAACCTTTGTCGTTGGATGCAGGTATCGCCCAGCGGCTACTATGCATGGCGTCAGCGAGGGACAACAGATCGGGCATTGTCCGATCAGCAATTGTTAAAACAGATCACGAAGATATTTAACGACAGTCACGGACGATATGGCAGTCCTAGAGTCTATGAATCCCTGCGTCAGAGCGGTTACCGCATCGCTAAGAAGCGTGTCGAGCGGCTAATGCGTGAAGCAGGGCTCAAAGCCAGGGTCACCAAAGTAACGCGGCGAATGCCCGGACTTAAACGCTTCATAGCGAAAGGTGAAAATCGATTATTAGCGCGCGACGCTGCAACGGCACCGGATCAAGTTTGGGTCGCCGATGTAACCTATATTAAATTACAAGGAAAGTGGACGTATTTAGCAACGATCATGGATCAATACTCGCGCCGGATATTGGGTTGGTCATTATCCTATTCTAGAACAACGGAGTTAACGACAACCGCTTTAAGGTATGTCATTAAAAAAGGGCGAAACCCAAAAAATGTTATTTTTCACACCGATAGAGGTGTTGAATTTACGGGCTCGGTCTTTCAATCTGAATTGGTAAAATATGGTATGCATCACAGTGTCAATCGACCAGGACATTGTACAGACAATGCGTTCATGGAATCGTTTTACCATTCTTTAAAAGGTGAGTTAATCCGGCAAACCTATTTTAAAGGAATAGAAGAGTTGCGATCTGAGCTTAGCAGGTATATAAATAAATTTTACAATACGGTGAGGTTACACTCAGGTATTGGGTATATGTCACCAATTAATTATGAACAAATGGCAGCGTGA
- a CDS encoding FG-GAP-like repeat-containing protein: MVLVPCPSLSSTKMERLQFMNINSLKISIIVFCLALSALAQAASVTVNGNGSTFIINKNGGFDGVDGADREAAFVAAVQVWADILVSPTDIVIDAEFSSALFCNSTSATLGSAGPLSTYFSSGAESFGLQNDVWYPTALINAYYGSDYFTGNADISAQFNADIGNADCLASSGWYYGMDGNTPSGYIDFYEVVLHELGHGLGILSLVMSDGNNNGGIIDIFTTFLKDQTTAKAWSAMSSAERNSSVVNDGNVVWDGAAVTALSGDLTAGVNSGKVQMYAPSSYEGGSSISHFDTELNPNELMEPQYTGDASHDHSTALLQDIGWNIYSSNNAIPVITGQSALATDEDTAITLALADLTVADSDNNFPSDFTLTVYSGVNYSVSGNMVTPNENFNGILTVPVSVNDGADDSENFNLSITVNSVNDKPLINAQSNISVDEDNSLLLSVSMLTIADPDDTSFTLNVGSGANYSVSGSEITPALNFSGALTVPVTVNDGEANSDSYNLIVTVNAINDKPSITTTPTVSIDEDTSHSFTVSDFTISDPDDATFSLVIVGGDNYSISGNTVTPNTHFNGTLSVGAYVNDGQTNSSTVSFSLSVNSINDAPVISGAPSTTVTYPGSYSSTFSATDVDSGSITFSVSSAHGWLSINNAGQLTGTPSNSDIGTQAVTVTASDGALSDNLNFNLTVADANSSDLSVTLNTAEELVGLNESAVINVSAINDGPKVNADGYLLITVDANTTTSAIHPNCTFNTAIQVRCDFTGLLSSKDYSLTVSQSSSDTENISAEIFGTQTDPDGSNNWQDLTLIFNDNQTSPQLTDTVLATQNTQAASFGDLDGDNKKEVLFANGGTTVEYGYKFNADFSSLTQSEVFTTHRNASSVLIVDLNNDQLNDVVFAHHGANSVFFNQGNGTFGSDISLGSSESHSVVAIDINHDNYLDLVFANSGVNQIYVNNQANGFTVSDSFGDADTSDIDVIDYNLDGYPDLIVTNLDDSDLVYLNAGEDQTSGILASSPILIGSTVTESHTVVVADINNDGTENEFFIARSTGENIPSLELYRVNSNVLLSVATIDAGDVVSLAIADFDGNDALDIIALSNQGTVQIFTQNDSVYTREHTFNREHATSVTMQDMNYDGLADIAITQNNQAATQLYISDEMNESNSSEESVVVEVDVSEESSVETEVNQNEDQNAQETQSTTVVVVKSSGSFGLLFLALSLLLVLARKTEKFN, translated from the coding sequence ATGGTCCTCGTACCGTGCCCGTCGCTGTCATCAACGAAGATGGAACGGTTACAATTCATGAATATTAACAGTCTAAAAATATCGATCATTGTTTTTTGTTTAGCTTTGTCTGCACTTGCTCAGGCGGCATCTGTAACAGTAAATGGAAATGGATCTACCTTTATTATAAATAAAAATGGTGGGTTCGATGGTGTAGACGGTGCTGATCGTGAAGCCGCATTCGTAGCCGCTGTGCAGGTTTGGGCTGACATATTAGTAAGCCCTACCGATATTGTTATTGATGCCGAATTTAGCTCAGCCCTTTTCTGCAACTCTACATCCGCGACGTTGGGTTCCGCAGGACCTTTGAGTACTTATTTTTCTTCAGGTGCTGAATCATTCGGTCTTCAGAATGATGTTTGGTACCCCACTGCACTGATTAATGCTTATTATGGATCCGATTACTTTACTGGCAATGCCGATATCTCGGCACAATTTAATGCAGATATTGGAAACGCAGACTGCTTAGCCAGTAGTGGTTGGTATTATGGAATGGATGGGAATACTCCATCGGGTTATATCGACTTTTACGAAGTGGTTTTGCATGAGCTTGGGCACGGTTTAGGCATTCTCTCTTTAGTGATGTCTGATGGTAACAATAACGGGGGAATTATCGACATTTTCACAACCTTCCTTAAAGACCAAACCACCGCTAAAGCTTGGAGTGCAATGAGTAGTGCTGAGCGAAATTCTTCTGTTGTGAATGATGGCAATGTAGTGTGGGATGGCGCTGCCGTTACCGCCTTAAGTGGTGACTTGACCGCAGGTGTTAATAGTGGAAAGGTGCAAATGTATGCGCCTTCCTCCTACGAAGGTGGCTCTTCGATATCGCATTTTGACACCGAGCTCAACCCGAATGAATTGATGGAGCCTCAGTATACGGGAGACGCGAGTCATGATCATTCCACGGCGCTGTTACAAGACATCGGCTGGAATATATATAGTTCAAATAATGCTATTCCGGTTATTACTGGGCAATCTGCATTGGCTACCGATGAGGACACGGCAATAACGCTTGCGCTAGCAGACCTAACGGTTGCCGATTCTGACAACAATTTCCCTTCTGACTTTACGTTAACAGTTTACAGTGGCGTTAATTATTCAGTGTCTGGGAATATGGTCACCCCCAATGAGAATTTTAATGGAATTTTAACAGTTCCCGTTAGCGTGAATGACGGCGCCGATGACAGTGAAAATTTCAACTTGAGCATAACGGTAAATTCAGTGAATGATAAACCGCTGATTAATGCTCAGAGTAATATTTCAGTGGATGAAGATAACAGCTTATTACTATCCGTCTCAATGTTGACCATTGCTGACCCGGACGACACTTCATTTACACTCAATGTCGGCTCAGGTGCCAACTATTCTGTGTCGGGTAGTGAAATAACACCCGCGTTAAATTTTAGCGGCGCCTTAACTGTTCCGGTAACCGTGAACGATGGCGAAGCAAACAGCGACAGTTACAATTTAATCGTAACTGTAAATGCCATAAACGATAAACCATCGATCACTACAACACCAACGGTGAGCATTGATGAAGATACAAGCCATAGTTTCACGGTGAGCGACTTCACGATTAGCGATCCTGATGATGCGACTTTTAGCTTGGTCATTGTTGGTGGTGACAATTACAGTATTTCAGGCAATACGGTTACACCAAATACACACTTTAATGGAACCCTATCTGTTGGTGCTTATGTTAACGACGGGCAAACAAACAGTAGTACTGTATCATTTAGCCTTTCCGTAAACTCAATTAATGACGCTCCTGTAATCAGCGGTGCACCATCGACAACCGTAACTTACCCAGGCAGCTACAGCTCAACTTTTTCAGCAACCGATGTTGATAGCGGTTCAATAACTTTTTCTGTGAGTAGCGCTCATGGTTGGCTCTCGATCAACAATGCAGGGCAGCTAACAGGAACGCCGTCCAACTCTGATATCGGTACTCAGGCCGTTACAGTGACCGCTAGCGACGGTGCACTATCAGACAATCTAAACTTTAACCTAACGGTTGCCGATGCCAATAGTTCAGATTTATCTGTCACCCTCAATACGGCTGAAGAGTTAGTGGGTCTCAATGAATCAGCCGTGATAAACGTAAGTGCAATCAATGATGGTCCGAAAGTCAATGCTGATGGTTATCTGTTGATAACGGTAGATGCCAATACGACTACTAGCGCCATACATCCAAATTGCACTTTTAATACTGCAATACAAGTACGATGTGACTTCACTGGTCTTTTAAGCAGCAAAGACTACAGCCTAACAGTTTCTCAAAGTAGCTCTGATACAGAAAACATAAGTGCAGAGATTTTTGGAACCCAAACAGACCCCGACGGTTCAAATAACTGGCAGGACCTCACCCTAATATTTAATGACAACCAAACTTCACCGCAACTTACTGACACTGTACTCGCTACTCAGAATACGCAAGCAGCGAGCTTTGGAGATTTAGACGGAGACAACAAGAAAGAAGTTCTCTTTGCTAACGGAGGAACTACTGTAGAATATGGCTATAAATTTAACGCTGATTTTAGTTCTTTAACTCAATCTGAAGTGTTTACGACTCATAGAAATGCTTCTTCTGTTTTGATTGTTGACTTAAACAACGACCAACTAAACGATGTAGTTTTCGCGCACCATGGTGCTAACAGCGTATTCTTTAACCAAGGTAATGGCACATTTGGTTCGGACATAAGTTTGGGCTCTTCGGAAAGCCATTCTGTTGTGGCAATCGATATTAATCACGACAATTATCTTGATCTAGTCTTTGCCAATTCAGGTGTGAATCAGATTTATGTAAACAATCAAGCCAATGGCTTTACAGTGAGTGATAGCTTTGGGGATGCAGACACCAGCGATATTGACGTAATTGATTACAATCTAGACGGCTACCCGGATCTCATTGTTACGAATCTTGATGACAGCGACCTCGTTTATTTGAACGCTGGTGAAGATCAAACTTCTGGAATACTTGCTAGCAGCCCTATATTAATCGGTTCAACCGTTACAGAGAGTCATACTGTTGTTGTTGCAGATATAAATAATGACGGCACTGAAAACGAATTTTTCATAGCACGCAGTACAGGTGAAAATATCCCTAGTCTTGAGTTGTACCGGGTCAACTCAAATGTTCTGTTAAGCGTCGCAACCATCGATGCAGGTGATGTGGTAAGTTTGGCCATTGCGGATTTCGACGGAAACGATGCTCTGGATATTATTGCTTTAAGCAATCAAGGCACCGTGCAAATCTTTACTCAAAATGATTCAGTTTACACGCGTGAGCACACATTTAATCGAGAGCACGCAACAAGCGTAACTATGCAGGATATGAATTACGATGGTTTAGCTGATATAGCGATCACTCAAAACAATCAAGCGGCCACGCAGCTTTATATTAGTGATGAAATGAACGAATCAAATTCTTCCGAAGAATCTGTGGTTGTTGAAGTAGATGTTTCTGAAGAATCTTCAGTAGAAACAGAAGTAAATCAAAACGAAGATCAAAACGCACAAGAAACGCAAAGTACAACAGTTGTGGTTGTAAAAAGTAGCGGTAGCTTTGGGTTATTATTTCTCGCATTGAGTTTATTATTAGTTTTAGCACGAAAAACAGAGAAATTTAATTAA
- a CDS encoding sensor domain-containing protein, translating to MNKLLDIVHALDVIAFEPLPLGRFEALSLTPTWFEKLYQTCIEQPLDENDKEFDLVSAFPFVENFMFDAEKIWASDNDGTVNSGLWIEDSDAGEVMMEAFALKTNDHCYLLIKNMADSYEKRQHVFQKAREIALANEKMVVELNHRQRSLQSQIESHLKHEASLSAISQSVDSTSSAVMVCQPDGSVEVFNKALIDIYQIEEDKEFSRRSLLDHWIQEAEQYYPEIQRVVSSGKHWEGEFESKDLMGKRKWIRLAIGPVKNEHQKITHFVCVANDLSKFMNVGLSDSGNVNEYDFTTHLPNRRYFWKKINACLEQGDACTLVYIDLDYFKSVNDRIGHDAGDQVLGAMASRISRGVKRTDFVAHLGGDEFLVILVGDKVSKNAAAICDRLLGSIREPLTLAEGIISVSASIGFAEHVNGQSAADLLKHADTAMYAAKELGRNHARSYSQDLDKKLDVFHQREYEIRSAIESQQFELYYQPQISIKGEPYFRLEALARWNHPELGLVAPIDFIPVAESSGLIVSLGEWILATACKQGNILLCDNIPIKVAVNISAKQLKHPDFYKLLTDVLENTGFPADRLELEITESCFLDDMDKVTVLLNKIKDLGVAISLDDFGTGFSSLNYLRRLPVDFLKIDQSFVQELPDDRESQVIISSIISLAHLLEKKVIAEGVETEEQLALLNQYQCDFIQGYMFYKPLPFGELTNAYQNFKKNNLLYR from the coding sequence GTGAATAAACTACTTGATATTGTTCATGCATTAGATGTGATCGCATTTGAACCACTTCCTTTGGGTAGGTTCGAAGCACTCTCATTAACGCCAACATGGTTTGAAAAACTGTATCAAACATGCATTGAACAGCCACTAGACGAGAATGACAAAGAGTTCGATCTGGTTTCAGCGTTTCCTTTTGTCGAGAACTTTATGTTTGACGCAGAAAAAATTTGGGCAAGTGATAATGATGGAACCGTTAACTCTGGCCTTTGGATAGAAGACAGTGATGCTGGCGAAGTGATGATGGAAGCCTTTGCGTTAAAAACAAATGATCATTGTTATCTTTTGATAAAGAATATGGCTGATAGCTATGAAAAACGCCAACATGTATTTCAAAAAGCACGAGAAATTGCATTGGCAAATGAAAAGATGGTTGTAGAGTTAAATCATCGGCAACGTTCTCTTCAGTCGCAAATAGAAAGTCACTTAAAGCACGAAGCGTCCTTATCTGCCATCTCACAGTCCGTTGATTCAACCAGCTCTGCGGTTATGGTATGCCAGCCAGACGGCAGTGTCGAAGTATTCAACAAAGCACTGATCGATATTTATCAAATTGAAGAAGATAAGGAATTTAGTCGGCGTTCTTTATTAGATCATTGGATTCAAGAAGCCGAGCAATACTATCCAGAAATACAACGCGTAGTTAGTTCTGGGAAGCATTGGGAAGGTGAGTTTGAATCAAAAGATTTAATGGGTAAACGTAAGTGGATTCGCCTTGCAATTGGTCCTGTCAAAAATGAACATCAAAAAATTACTCATTTTGTCTGTGTGGCAAATGACCTGAGTAAGTTTATGAATGTTGGCTTGTCAGACTCTGGCAATGTAAACGAATATGATTTTACAACCCACTTGCCAAATCGCCGGTATTTCTGGAAAAAAATTAACGCCTGCCTAGAGCAAGGAGACGCCTGCACGCTTGTTTATATTGATCTTGATTATTTTAAATCAGTGAATGATCGAATTGGTCATGATGCAGGAGACCAAGTATTAGGAGCAATGGCGTCACGAATTTCCCGAGGTGTAAAGCGAACAGATTTTGTAGCGCATCTGGGTGGTGACGAATTTCTAGTGATTTTGGTCGGTGACAAAGTGAGTAAAAATGCTGCTGCTATTTGCGATCGATTGTTAGGCAGTATTAGAGAACCGTTGACGTTAGCAGAGGGTATTATTTCTGTCAGCGCAAGTATAGGATTCGCAGAGCATGTCAATGGGCAGTCAGCCGCTGATTTGCTAAAGCATGCCGATACCGCAATGTACGCAGCCAAGGAGCTAGGTCGCAATCATGCCCGTTCATACAGCCAAGACCTAGATAAAAAGTTAGACGTATTTCATCAGCGTGAGTATGAAATTAGGTCTGCAATTGAGAGCCAACAATTTGAATTGTACTACCAACCACAAATTAGCATAAAAGGTGAACCATATTTTCGGCTAGAAGCGTTGGCTAGGTGGAATCACCCTGAGTTAGGTTTAGTAGCACCAATTGATTTTATACCGGTGGCGGAGTCTTCCGGACTAATTGTCTCTTTAGGTGAGTGGATATTAGCCACGGCGTGTAAACAGGGTAATATACTTCTTTGCGACAATATACCAATTAAAGTTGCTGTTAATATTTCAGCTAAGCAATTGAAACACCCTGATTTTTATAAGTTACTTACAGACGTGTTAGAGAATACTGGATTTCCAGCTGACCGATTGGAGTTAGAAATTACAGAAAGCTGCTTTTTGGATGACATGGACAAAGTAACCGTTCTTTTAAATAAGATTAAAGACCTTGGTGTTGCTATTTCTTTAGATGATTTTGGTACTGGTTTTTCTTCTCTAAACTACTTAAGACGCCTACCTGTTGATTTTCTAAAAATTGATCAATCTTTTGTGCAAGAACTTCCTGATGATCGAGAAAGTCAGGTCATTATTTCATCTATTATCTCATTAGCGCATTTGTTAGAGAAAAAGGTCATTGCTGAAGGAGTTGAAACTGAGGAGCAGCTAGCGCTTTTAAATCAATATCAATGCGACTTTATACAAGGGTACATGTTTTATAAGCCATTACCGTTTGGTGAATTAACCAATGCCTATCAAAACTTTAAAAAAAATAACCTTCTTTATAGGTAA
- a CDS encoding Rab family GTPase, which translates to MIAKKICMVGSFAVGKTSLVKRFVESIYSEKYQTTIGVKISKKSITINDQLIKLLIWDIEGDDVFTELKANYLRGSSGILLVVDGTRPKSYDNLQRLMSPIQRVLGEVPIVLIANKVDLIQEWKMDDSFLADMAEKNMGTFVTSAKDGTNVDAAFQDLAEKMMYFDTHQGRP; encoded by the coding sequence ATGATTGCCAAAAAAATATGTATGGTAGGCTCTTTTGCGGTTGGAAAAACAAGTTTAGTAAAGCGTTTTGTTGAAAGTATTTATAGTGAAAAATACCAGACCACAATAGGAGTGAAGATTTCAAAGAAATCTATAACTATTAATGATCAGCTTATTAAACTATTAATATGGGATATTGAAGGGGACGATGTGTTTACTGAGCTTAAAGCAAACTACTTACGTGGATCGAGTGGCATACTTTTAGTGGTTGATGGTACTCGTCCGAAAAGCTATGACAACCTTCAGCGCCTAATGAGTCCTATACAACGGGTATTAGGAGAAGTTCCCATTGTTTTAATTGCCAATAAAGTTGACTTAATTCAAGAATGGAAGATGGACGACAGTTTCTTAGCTGACATGGCTGAAAAAAATATGGGAACCTTTGTTACTAGCGCTAAAGATGGTACTAATGTAGATGCAGCCTTTCAAGATTTAGCCGAAAAGATGATGTATTTCGACACGCATCAGGGTCGTCCGTGA